Proteins from a single region of Dasypus novemcinctus isolate mDasNov1 chromosome 16, mDasNov1.1.hap2, whole genome shotgun sequence:
- the LOC131273594 gene encoding olfactory receptor 14C36-like, whose translation MNNEFVLTRFSDVWEYRFLHAMLFLLMYLATLMGNFLIVTITTLDMNLHTPMYFFLRNLSVLDMCYISATVPKACATFLTDNRTISMAGCASQVFMVFFCGFVEVMFLTSMAHDRYVAICQPLHYPMIMTPRICVWMTLASVLSGLVFSGFHTGNTFQLHFCQSYVVNQFFCDIPSLLKLSCSNTLTNEISIFISTFLIVGGCFAFIIRSYAYIFSTVLNFPMRTERRKAFSTCVPHILVVSVFLLSGAAVYMKPTSNSRTIQDMITSVFYSIVPPLLNPIIYSLRNKQITEAVKKFMHRMLYSGK comes from the coding sequence ATGAACAATGAATTTGTGCTTACAAGGTTTTCTGATGTGTGGGAGTATAGATTCCTGCATGCCATGCTCTTCCTGCTGATGTATTTGGCAACACTGATGGGGAACTTTCTCATTGTCACAATAACCACCCTTGACATGAATCTTCAtacccccatgtatttcttcctcaggAATCTGTCAGTCTTAGACATGTGTTACATTTCTGCTACTGTCCCTAAAGCCTGTGCCACCTTTCTCACTGACAACAGGACCATTTCAATGGCTGGGTGTGCATCTCAGGTCTTCATGGTCTTTTTCTGTGGATTTGTGGAAGTGATGTTCCTCACCTCCATGGCtcatgaccgctatgtggccatctgccagcccctccactACCCTATGATCATGACCCCTCGCATCTGTGTCTGGATGACTCTGGCCTCTGTACTCAGTGGTCTGGTCTTCTCTGGATTCCACACTGGTAACACTTTCCAGCTGCACTTCTGTCAGTCTTATGTGGTCAATCAGTTCTTCTGTGACATCCCCTCTCTGCTGAAGCTCTCCTGCTCTAACACCTTGACCAATGAAATTTCAATATTTATCTCTACATTCTTGATTGTTGGTGGCTGCTTTGCCTTTATTATCAGGTCTTATGCTTacatattttctactgtgctcAACTTTCCAATGAGGACAGAGAGGAGAAAAGCCTTTTCTACCTGTGTCCCTCATATTCTTGTAGTGTCTGTCTTTCTCCTCTCTGGTGCTGCTGTGTACATGAAGCCAACCTCCAACTCACGCACAATTCAGGACATGATCACCTCCGTGTTCTATTCTATAGTCCCGCCTTTATTGAATCCTATTATATATAGTCTGAGAAACAAGCAGATAACAGAGGCTGTGAAGAAATTTATGCACAGAATGCTTTATTCAGGAAAGTGA